One Cryptosporidium parvum Iowa II chromosome 5, whole genome shotgun sequence DNA segment encodes these proteins:
- a CDS encoding tryptophan synthase trpB of possible bacterial origin, translating to KYFNLFLYFFYFILFYLFHFIFEEKKTIETIFFSYFKIMTDNTYLNNFPDSNGYFGKYGGKYVPEVINNAMKEIEDAYNKISKSEDFINELKKIRKEFQGRPTPIYYAKNLTKKYGGAEIYLKREDLNHTGAHKLNHCMGEALLAKYMGKKKLIAETGAGQHGVALATAAAYFGLECEIHMGEVDVKKEYPNVIRMKILGAKVVCVEFGDKTLKEAVDSAFEAYIKDIDNTFYAIGSVVGPHPFPKMVRDFQSIVGIESREQFLEMNGDGILPDIVTACVGGGSNAMGIFSGFISDKQVELICVEPLGKGNKIGEHAASITYGSEGIMHGFNSIMLKDEEGNPSKVHSIASGLDYPSVGPEIAYLNSIGRTKTVCITDQEAINGFFELSRTEGIIPAIESSHAIGYVLKIAKEMKGKKILINLSGRGDKDLDFVVQNYGYGNN from the coding sequence aaatattttaatctatttctatatttcttttattttattttattttatttatttcattttatttttgaagaaaaaaaaacaattgaaactatttttttttcttattttaaaataatgaCAGATAAtacttatttaaataatttcccAGATTCAAATGGTTATTTTGGTAAATATGGTGGAAAATATGTACCTgaagtaattaataatgcaatgaaagaaatagaagatgcttataataaaataagtAAAAGTgaagattttattaatgaattaaaaaaaataagaaaagaatttcaAGGAAGACCAACACCAATATATTATGCAAAAAATTtgacaaaaaaatatggtGGTGcagaaatatatttaaaaagagaAGATTTAAATCATACTGGTGCAcataaattaaatcattGTATGGGAGAAGCATTATTAGCAAAATATATgggtaaaaaaaaattaatagcAGAAACAGGAGCAGGACAACATGGTGTAGCATTAGCAACAGCAGCAGCATATTTTGGTTTAGAATGTGAAATACATATGGGAGAAGTAGAtgtaaaaaaagaatatccAAATGTAATtagaatgaaaatattaggTGCAAAAGTAGTATGTGTAGAATTTGGTGATAAAACATTAAAAGAAGCAGTAGATTCAGCATTTGAAGCATATATAAAAGATATAGATAATACATTTTATGCAATAGGTTCAGTAGTAGGACCACATCCATTTCCAAAAATGGTACGTGATTTTCAATCAATTGTAGGTATAGAATCAAGAGAACAATTTTTAGAAATGAATGGTGATGGTATATTACCAGATATTGTTACAGCATGTGTAGGTGGTGGTAGTAATGCAATGGGTATATTTAGTGGTTTTATATCAGATAAACAAGTAGAATTAATTTGTGTTGAACCATTAGGTaaaggaaataaaatagGTGAACATGCAGCAAGTATAACATATGGTAGTGAAGGAATAATGCATggatttaattcaataatgttaaaagatgaagaaggAAATCCATCAAAAGTACATAGTATAGCAAGTGGTTTAGATTATCCAAGTGTAGGTCCAGAAATTGCATATTTAAATAGTATTGGTCGTACAAAAACTGTTTGTATTACAGATCAAGAAGCAATTAATggattttttgaattaagtAGAACAGAGGGTATAATACCAGCAATAGAATCAAGTCATGCAATTGGATATGTATTAAAAATAGCAAAAGAAATGAaaggaaagaaaattttaataaatttgagtGGTAGAGGAGATAAAGATTTAGATTTTGTTGTACAAAATTATGGATATggtaataattaa
- a CDS encoding asparagine synthetase A (AsnA) like protein, with protein NNIIIIKMEVKKQSQFKTVLADIEFIKITFQQLLKESLDLIRISAPLFLEKESGLNDDLSGYEEKVSFTFNNKVLEIVQSLAKWKRYALKKYELNGLYADMNAIRKSEELDNLHSIYVDQWDWEMVIDTNKGKTKDEILVDIARIIHNNIYNLERLYWNMKKEKQDIVNIPNENEMIKKELYIISSEELLNMYPNLSSNDREREICKKYGSVFIKQIGKKLSNNTVHDLRAPDYDDWEYNGDLIYWSNILNGPIELSSMGVRVNKESLIKQLEICNSTERLKLPYCKMLLNNELPETIGGGIGQSRLCMLILRKEHISQVQCSYWDEKGDYRRYFIIFLKKIL; from the coding sequence aataatattattattattaaaatggAAGTTAAAAAACAAAGCCAATTTAAAACAGTATTAGCagatattgaatttattaaaataacaTTTCAACAATTACTAAAAGAATCATTAGATTTGATTCGTATTTCAGCACctttatttcttgaaaaaGAATCAGGTTTAAATGATGATTTATCTGGTTATGAAGAAAAAGTATCATTTACATTTAACAATAAAGTATTAGAAATAGTACAATCATTAGCAAAATGGAAAAGATAtgcattaaaaaaatatgaattaaatGGTTTATATGCAGATATGAATGCAATACGTAAATCAGAAGAATTAGATAATTTACATTCAATATATGTAGATCAATGGGATTGGGAAATGGTAATAGATACAAATAAAGGTAAAACAAAAGATGAAATATTAGTAGATATAGCAAGAATAATacataataatatatataatttagaaagattatattggaatatgaaaaaagaaaaacaagATATAGTAAATATAccaaatgaaaatgaaatgataaaaaaagaattatatataatatcatctgaagaattattaaatatgtATCCAAATCTATCAAGTAATGATagagaaagagaaatatgtaaaaaatatggatcagtatttattaaacaaataggtaaaaaattaagtaaTAATACAGTGCATGATTTACGTGCACCAGATTATGATGATTGGGAATATAATGgtgatttaatatattggagtaatattttaaatggTCCAATTGAATTAAGTTCAATGGGTGTACGTGTAAATAAagaatcattaataaaacaaTTAGAGATATGTAATTCTACTGAAAGATTAAAATTACCATATTGTAAGatgttattaaataatgaattaccAGAAACAATAGGTGGTGGAATAGGACAAAGTCGTTTATGTatgttaatattaagaaaagaGCATATATCACAAGTACAATGTAGTTATTGGGATGAAAAGGGGGATTATCGAAGATactttataatatttttaaaaaaaattttataa